A stretch of DNA from Nonlabens ponticola:
TTAGTGTTGGTGCAATGCAGTTACGCAACTATTTGACGCATCTTAAAGAAAATGGCTTGGTCATCACGCCAGGCGATCGAGCAGACATTATACTGGGTGCTTTACAGGCAAATATTTCGGCAAATTACCCTGCAATCTCAGGAATTGTATTGACTGGTGGTCTGCGACCTGAGGAATCTATCATCAAACTCATAGAAGGACTGGTAGATGTTGTCCCGATACTATCCGTGCAAGGCGGCACCTATGCAGTGACCAATCATATAGGTGACATAAAATCACAGATATATGCAGAGAATACGCAGAAAATCACAACGTCCATATCAGACTTTGAGCAGCATGTCAATGTAGATGCGTTGCTGGAGCGGTTGATCACCTTTAAGACAGATGCCATAACGCCGCGTATGTTTCAATACAACCTGCTTAAGAAGGCAACGGCGCACAAAAAACACATCGTCCTGCCAGAAGGTATGGATGAGCGCATCTTGCGCGCTACCAAGCAGCTTACCGATATTAATGCTGTAGACATCACGCTACTGGGTGATAAAAAACAGATCGCCGACAAGGTGGCACTGATGGATCTACAGCTGGATCTCAGTAAGATATCTATTATCGATCCTGTGAAGAGCGATGATTTTGAAGCTTTCGCGAAAGCGTTATACGAACTAAGAAAGCACAAAAATGTAAACCTTGCAATGGCACGAGATCTCATGGAAGATGTCTCTTACTACGGCACCATGATGGTATTTCAAGGAAAAGCAGACGGCATGGTATCGGGTGCGGTTCACACCACGCAACATACCATAAGGCCTGCCTTGCAATTCATCAAGACGCGACCTGGCGCCAGCATCGTTTCATCGGTATTTTTTATGTGTCTTGAAGATCGCGTGTCCGTTTATGGTGACTGTGCCATCAATCCTAATCCTACTGCATCACAACTTGCGGAAATCGCCATATCGAGTGCTGCGACTAGTAGAGCTTTTGACATTGATCCAAAAATCGCCATGCTTTCATACTCTTCTGGATCATCAGGCGTGGGCGAAGATGTAGAGCGTGTACGCGAGGCAACCCAGTTGGTAAAACAACAAGCACCAGACCTTAAGGTCGAAGGACCAATCCAATACGACGCTGCGGTTGATTTGAAAGTAGGAAAAGCCAAAATGCCTGAAAGCGAGGTCGCAGGACAGGCAAACGTGTTTATTTTCCCTGATTTAAATACTGGAAACAATACCTACAAAGCGGTGCAACGCGAGACAAAAGCTCTTGCCATAGGTCCAATTATTCAAGGATTGAACAAGCCAGTCAATGACCTAAGTCGTGGATGTACAGTAGATGATATTTTTAATACCGTGATTGTGACATCCATTCAAGCACAGGACGATTCCTTTTAATTCCTACTCATGAAAATTCTCGTACTCAACGCTGGTAGCTCATCGATAAAGTTTCAATTACTGGATATGACAGATACAACAGTTATCGCCAGTGGAATAGTAGAACGCATTGGGCAAACTGATGCGATCACTTCTTTTGAAATAGG
This window harbors:
- the pta gene encoding phosphate acetyltransferase, with the protein product MTNKAVYITTIESNSGKSIVSLGLMKLLLSKTAKVGYFRPIIDDLAAGASDNHIQTIVSHFNLDLEFTETYAYQRSEVMRLKNQNREDKIITRIIEKYKAIEERFDYVLIEGTSFTGEGALIEFDVNLLIAKNLGVPAIILASATGKTTEELVGALQLAYDSFHDKGVEVLSLIANKVQANDADDVIKKLKYHLPNDVIINAIPLNPILANPSIKEIVEALDATVLFGKDYLNNQAGYFSVGAMQLRNYLTHLKENGLVITPGDRADIILGALQANISANYPAISGIVLTGGLRPEESIIKLIEGLVDVVPILSVQGGTYAVTNHIGDIKSQIYAENTQKITTSISDFEQHVNVDALLERLITFKTDAITPRMFQYNLLKKATAHKKHIVLPEGMDERILRATKQLTDINAVDITLLGDKKQIADKVALMDLQLDLSKISIIDPVKSDDFEAFAKALYELRKHKNVNLAMARDLMEDVSYYGTMMVFQGKADGMVSGAVHTTQHTIRPALQFIKTRPGASIVSSVFFMCLEDRVSVYGDCAINPNPTASQLAEIAISSAATSRAFDIDPKIAMLSYSSGSSGVGEDVERVREATQLVKQQAPDLKVEGPIQYDAAVDLKVGKAKMPESEVAGQANVFIFPDLNTGNNTYKAVQRETKALAIGPIIQGLNKPVNDLSRGCTVDDIFNTVIVTSIQAQDDSF